The genomic interval TCGCTGCGCACCACCTCTCTGATGGGAACCTCGTCCACGTAGAATCTGTGCATTTAATCATAATaagaataattatttttttttaaacggTAATAATTACTAttaattattcaattttttttttgaaaaaaaaaaccactataataatattattaataataatgaaattaatATGATCACTCTCTGAAGGTGGTTTAGTGTGAATGTGATCTTGTTAAGGGAATAAATTCCTTATAAGGCAAGTTAACTCATCAATCCTTTTGATTGGAAAGAGGAGaagattttgttttgatttttttaaaaaaacaaagagcttcttttgacttttttttctctacttttctcattttttttaattgcCTCTATCTCATCATCTCAGGCgaaatacaaaaattaaattaaaaaaaaaaagaaaagaaaagactATTTCTATTTTCTTAGccaaaaaaaggagaaaagaactttaaaataaatgtaatgaAAATTATGTAACCAGATCCACAATCATATATCATAAGATCTTCAAAATCAAATgggataataattttttttaggtaTGAATAATAGACACAGATACAAGGCAAGGTAAGATATTTAAAATGACAAAAACTGAAAGGTTAGGACTTAGGAGGAGACAATGAATGTTTCATTAGCACTCAGTTACGAGATTTGTGCATAAATTAACCTCTGGCAAAATATTGAATTGTGCTAGTTATGGCTTATTAGAGTACAGAATAATTTTTTAAGGTAAAAAAAAAGACATTCCATGCATGGGAAAGGCACGTGGGTTAACAAAAAtcccgctctctctctctctcgctaggTCAACCAGTGGGTGGGGCACGAATTCCACTTTATAAGGATTGAAATTAGCCAATTCCAGCTATAATTTTCTAAACCCAGAATTAGCATCATCGATCAgaaacaaattaattaaaatgctaaaaaacaaaacaataataataattcgaagaagaagaagaagaagaagatgaaggaaAGGGAGAGTTGAATAGTAATAATCATTTAGaacaagaaaggaaagaaagaaagaaagcatACATGATGTTGGTGGAGGTCCACAGAATGCTGTAACGGTGGAATTCCTTGGTGGGATCAAACCAGAGAGTGTacctctcctctctccctctgCTGGTGCTCCCGTTGCCGTACACGTTCGTCTGAAACCTCCATGGCTTCCCCCTTATGTTCCCCAAGAACTCTATGTCCAGCTCGTCGTGCGTCTTCTCAAATACGTCGCCGTTTGATGTCTGCATCCCAATCCCATTcccaatcatcatcatcatcatcgtcataATCACAATATCAATAACAGCAGCAATAATTCGAATACGCGTCTAAATTTTCCCAAGCAGAAGAAAATGATAACTCTGATCTGGCGCTTAATCCAGACCCATGACATGATTGAACcacaccctttcttttttttaaatcaaagaaacaaaacaaacCATGGTGTGATTGAACcatatccattttttttttcttttctttttcttaaaaaaaatcaaaaaacaaaacaaacccAGAAAAGTTTTCCACTCGGGAAaattttttccataaaaaaaaaaaacagaatccAACAGAGAAGAGAAAGGTGTCACATACATAGAACGCGACGACGACGCCGGCGGAGTACTCCGCGGGAAGCTTTATTTTAGCACTGAAGAATCCATGGTTGTAGAGATCGGAGGAAATGAATCCAGACCCTGATCCACAAACAACATAATAATTAAAATCGACGAATTAAATCAATTCAATTGCGTATGTGAACATAGAAGTAAAAGAGGTAGCGCACCGGTGAAGCGATCGAGGAGGAGGCTAACGCCTTCGCCGTCGGGGGACTTGACGACGTTTCCGTCGCCGAAGAGAGGTGTGTAGGCTTCGTCAAAGGAAAGGGTGTTGAGGTCGAACGCCGAGGCGGAGGATGCGAAGAAGAAGACAGAAACCAGAAGGAGAGAGAAATGAGTAAAgctcttagagagagaaagacgTATAcgttcttccattttttttttttttcttccttctcttcttcctcttcttcttcttcttaatggttttttgtgtttctctctctcctcGCCCGCTGCaactttatatttattatttatttatacgTACTCGCGCGCACCGCAATGCTAAAATAAGCAGGGCGCCTTTCGGTATTTGGCTGCTGCGCCTCCCAGGGTGCCTATGTACGAAAACGCCCCTACTTCTGTCTCATTATTACGGATCTGCCACTGCGCATTATCGTAATAGTTGTATACAGTGAGTAGGTGCTGCTGATCAGGATTTGACGTCGTTTAAGAGGATCCACGCTCAAAAGCCTTCCGCATTTATTGTACACACCAAGCGACAGCCATTgctctattttttatttcctcAATTGCGAATTTTTTACAAGTTGTATCCGTCttttacttttcctttttttttttttgaataaaaagacaaaataatttatatatatttttactaatattttttaaaaagatattaGTGCTTTACTATTTTTGTAATCTTATCTTTTTATTAATGAAGTTCAAAATCATAATTAGATAAATTGTTATTTAATATGTTATCAACGATAGAAGAAAAACGTGAACGATCTTCTTTGTAATGCCATAAGgagatttttttaattattgacattatgtaaaaattaattttatgattttcccATACAGATGTATCCTTCAAACGACACCATGAtaattaacttttatttttttaatgtgttaACGTAACAATCGTATTTTTTGACTTTTACTTgataagagaaaaataaaaaggcgagggataaatttgtcattttattatGTGAGATGTGAATAAAAACATATCATTACTGATAGCATCTCACTTTTAAAGGATTGCATGTAACTCAATAATCgtctattaaataaaatattactaatatattatatatttttatataaaaaaaagtgACGTTGGCCGTTTATTTGGGATAATCATTCATCGTGTtgtgtataaaataaaataaaaagattctatatatttttattaatattttttaaaaatatattagtactttactatttttttaattttaactttttgTTAATGAAGTTCGAAATCATAAAtagataaaatttttatttaatatgttaTTAATAATAGAAGAAAAACGTGAACGATTTTCATTATAATTCCAGAAGGAGATTTCTTTAATTATTGACAttatgtaaaaattaattttgtgatttttccagGCAGGTGTATCCTTCGAAAGACACCTTAATTGGTAAttcacttttattttttaatgtattaACATAACAATCGTGTTTTTTGACTTTTActtgataaaagaaaaagaaaaaagacaaagaataaatttgtcatttcattatgtgagatgtaaaatatatatatcgttaacattttttttcttttttcccatcAATCATTTCTTAAtagattttttatatttataaattcttttaaataaaaaattactaatatattatatatttttatataaaaaagtgATGTGTGAATTGCAATAACCAATAATTTAATAGAAAAGTATTTGCCTTTCTTTTATACTTTTCAAATATTGGTAATAGAAATAGGCTCTCACATTAATGGAGTTAGATTctaataataattattgttaactttttgaattcaatccctggttttgataatgataaatcacaaGTTACTTGTTCGTGTTTCTAGTGGTTGAACAAGTTATAATTTACCACACACATAAGAGGTCTGAGATGGAAGGTagatggaactcaaagaatacattatttggcacattccatgaagacgaaaaagcaaaagaagaaaaagaagacatgttttcagttgtatatgtatttaatttttctatttttgtatgtaataatgtatacatcttgcatgatatgttttaaatgacCGTATAGATTGAttatagggaaccaaatgaccgtacgacacccttggtcgaccgacgtcAGAAATTATAATTATGTGATTAGGggtaactttaaataaaaatccaGACTTAAATGCAAAAgtttagtgtgttcggtcgaccgaacctccacagggtcaaaagtttgaccacttggtcaatcgtccttaaaatgaacaccaatgccctggtcgaccgaattggcatGTGGGGAAATTCCAAtgccccagtcgaccaaacttgaagGAAAAAAATGGCTCGGTTGACTGAACATCGGAGGTTTTAAAAATCGCCCTAAGGCGGCCGATCGAACTTATAATTCAAAAATGTCATATTCGACCGAATTTAGTGAGATAATCAACCGAACCTCAAATCTAGTCGGCCGAACCTCTTGAGTTCTgaattttttaagggcttaaatgtaattaacttttaattaaataattttaaaaatacccaacgTATCCCAAACGATCATAATTTTTCGTAAAATccataaataccccttcattactccagatccgcaactttgattaactccaagtTCTCTCTAAACTTTTGTTAatcaaaattcccccaaaactaatttttattatttaactcATTTTTTAGGgaaaaatcttttatacaaatctctctaactatctttcatgcatttatttcaaaatcatttttgagaagagtattttatttatggcattttatttgcacataCTATCACTAgacacttaatctttgaaaattttttttaagagtattgcttaggttttctctctgattatttctttgataaatatttttgggagaaaattatttattgcacaaatattttcttgaacttaaattcTAGAttttccaaatacttttatttataaaaatcttttttggagaacataataatcatttttatatccacgtattttatttgtacaaattatttAGATAAACATCATTTATTCTactgagcatatatttcatatcatattagagtgtttGTATTGAACTTTAATGGTGTACattcatgcttgtatttagaagttttttcatatgtacaaaaatatttttcatgtatcggttgggttcaacccaaaattgaactagggagtttcAATctgtaagtgagactggttctgTTCAGttcgaaaattgaactagggagtctcaaccccgtaagtgagaccgattcggttcaacccaaaaattgaactagaatTTTGCTTCCCCCGTAAGGAGATGATGTAAAAgacttctgctccacccgtttaagtgagcaaggttagTGTAAGTCTTGGAGgatatgcccaaggtggggacataggctgaTTTGGCCAAACCTAGATAACAAATATCGtatgtcgctctctctctctctctctctctctctctctctctctctctctctcatttaattactgcactttaatttccatatgtgtatgtttgctttatTCACTGCTATGTATAATTATtcgcatacacacatttaatttaaataagatatgttgcacacgtgtatgtctacgccgatagtttaatcattttgcatatatatttgcattataaaacataaatgtttaaattagccgaaatgttttaaaacctaattcatccccccttgggattacaccaaagtcaacaataatgttttatgcttttatataatttatgttttattgattttggtttattttatttcttatatatatatatatatattcatttttttggATGTAAGAACTTTTATGTTTTATTAATTTTAGGTATTGAATTAATAATTTGCCAAATTTAGAGTtctaaaatattgaaaaaatgtgtgaaaataaaaattagtgtTATGAATATAATTAAGATTACTTATTGTgatttatatattaatatatataatctAAGATTATTTCTTATTGTATAATTTTAGGCATTGAATTAATAATTTCCTAAAGATAAACTATTAATTCCCTAGAGTATAACAtgtgaaaataaaaattagtgtTATTATAATTATGATTATTGattgtatataaaaaattattattcataAGTTAATACATAAAAGCTAaggttataatttttaataaaaatattttatgaccGAATCTAAAATAGTTAGGTCATCGTTTATGTTAGTATAAATTGTGAAAACACATAAGACATTATTAGAGGTGGCAAAACAGGTCGAAACTTGACGGGTTATCTATGACCTGCCTGTTTAAATATGGTTTGAGTTTAATACAAGTTGACCTGTTTATAAACGAGTCAACCTAGACccgacccgtttattaaacgggttaggCGGGTTTGAGTCAGGTCACTCAGCGGGTGCCCCATTTATGACacgtttaaaaataaaatgaaggagtgtttttttcaagaaaaatacgtcattttctttgaaattttaaaaaaattttaaaataaataaattatattttttaaatcagtgACTTGTTTATTAAACGGGTTTGGGTTTTTGTTGCTGAACTCGTTTAACTCTGACTCGTTTATGACCCGCCCTAACTTGGTCCGTTAACCCATTTTGCCACTCCTAGACATTTAAACCAGTTTGAACCAAGAATTTTGTtgtagaaaatgaaaaaaaaaataaaaaataaaaagaaactcatttttttcacg from Malania oleifera isolate guangnan ecotype guangnan chromosome 9, ASM2987363v1, whole genome shotgun sequence carries:
- the LOC131164500 gene encoding probable xyloglucan endotransglucosylase/hydrolase protein 30, with product MEERIRLSLSKSFTHFSLLLVSVFFFASSASAFDLNTLSFDEAYTPLFGDGNVVKSPDGEGVSLLLDRFTGSGFISSDLYNHGFFSAKIKLPAEYSAGVVVAFYTSNGDVFEKTHDELDIEFLGNIRGKPWRFQTNVYGNGSTSRGREERYTLWFDPTKEFHRYSILWTSTNIIFYVDEVPIREVVRSDAMGSDYPSKPMALYATIWDASNWATSGGKYKVNYKYAPFVAEFKDLALQGCPADPNPIQQLPAFAVCAEEDARLEASSYAVVTPERRLAMRHFRQRYMYYSYCYDTLRYPVPPPECVIIPSEKRRFKDTGRLKFGGTHRHHSRRRSRSHVATYDDQADM